One Kitasatospora sp. NBC_01266 genomic window carries:
- a CDS encoding purine-cytosine permease family protein: protein MDNLSTADTDGAIETRGIEPVPDHERRGRVRELFPTWVAANISVLLLTMGAALVVFNSLNFWQVLIVAACAAAVSFGMVGVVSVSGKWGGAPGATLSRATFGVRGNLFPGAILWVARFGWETINAVTGAYAVLTVLDLLFGVKSNTALIVVTLFVFVACTFLVSGLGRKALNVCNTWSTYLFGIFSVLVLGYLIAHIHWSEVFSKPAGTTAMMIAGIGTIAAGGISWVPTGPDFARYLPHAASGKKIVGVTVSGAGLVMVPMVLMGAVMAVASPGLAQASDPVSFLGDLLPTWLAVPYLLTAIVGMLLINSLSMYSAGFTAQTMGVKLPRAMAVSINAVISLVGGLMLMLVAKSFLGSFITFLILLAVSFSAWIGVYAVDMFRRRSRAVRYDAAALMDTSRTSRYWYKGGFCWQAMVSWVLALLIGLAFTKCDWFAGPFSSTPIGKYGLAWAATIVISGAIMAVLPTPKENTSAATAETEQAEQAERVTV from the coding sequence ATGGACAACCTGTCCACCGCCGACACCGACGGCGCGATAGAGACCCGCGGTATCGAGCCCGTCCCGGACCACGAGCGACGCGGCAGAGTCCGCGAGCTCTTCCCGACCTGGGTCGCGGCGAACATCAGCGTCCTGCTTCTCACCATGGGTGCGGCCCTGGTGGTGTTCAACTCGTTGAACTTCTGGCAGGTCCTGATCGTCGCGGCGTGCGCCGCGGCCGTCTCCTTCGGCATGGTCGGCGTGGTGTCGGTCTCCGGGAAGTGGGGCGGCGCCCCGGGTGCCACGCTCTCGCGGGCCACCTTCGGGGTGCGCGGCAACCTCTTCCCCGGCGCGATCCTCTGGGTCGCCCGGTTCGGCTGGGAGACGATCAACGCGGTCACCGGCGCCTACGCCGTGCTGACCGTGCTCGACCTGCTCTTCGGCGTCAAGAGCAACACCGCGCTGATCGTCGTCACGCTGTTCGTCTTCGTCGCCTGTACGTTCCTGGTCTCCGGCCTGGGCCGCAAGGCGCTGAACGTCTGCAACACCTGGTCGACGTACCTCTTCGGCATCTTCAGCGTCCTGGTGCTGGGCTACCTGATCGCGCACATCCACTGGAGCGAGGTCTTCTCCAAGCCCGCGGGCACCACCGCGATGATGATCGCCGGCATCGGGACCATCGCCGCCGGTGGCATCAGCTGGGTCCCCACCGGCCCGGACTTCGCCCGCTACCTGCCGCACGCCGCCTCCGGCAAGAAGATCGTCGGTGTGACGGTCTCGGGTGCCGGTCTGGTGATGGTGCCGATGGTGCTGATGGGCGCCGTGATGGCGGTGGCCTCGCCCGGCCTGGCACAGGCCTCGGACCCGGTCTCCTTCCTCGGTGACCTGCTGCCGACCTGGCTGGCCGTGCCGTACCTGCTGACCGCGATCGTGGGCATGCTGCTGATCAACAGCCTCTCGATGTACTCGGCCGGTTTCACCGCCCAGACCATGGGCGTCAAGCTGCCGCGCGCCATGGCCGTCAGCATCAACGCCGTGATCTCGCTGGTCGGCGGCCTGATGCTGATGCTGGTCGCGAAGAGCTTCCTGGGTTCCTTCATCACCTTCCTGATCCTGCTCGCCGTCTCCTTCTCGGCCTGGATCGGCGTCTACGCGGTGGACATGTTCCGGCGCCGCTCGCGTGCGGTGCGCTACGACGCCGCCGCGCTGATGGACACCAGCCGAACCAGCCGGTACTGGTACAAGGGCGGCTTCTGCTGGCAGGCGATGGTCTCCTGGGTGCTCGCGCTGCTGATCGGGCTCGCCTTCACCAAGTGCGACTGGTTCGCCGGCCCGTTCTCCAGCACGCCGATCGGCAAGTACGGGCTCGCCTGGGCGGCGACCATCGTGATCTCCGGTGCGATCATGGCCGTGCTCCCGACGCCCAAGGAGAACACCTCCGCCGCCACCGCCGAGACCGAGCAGGCCGAGCAGGCCGAGCGGGTCACCGTCTGA
- a CDS encoding family 2 encapsulin nanocompartment cargo protein terpene cyclase, which produces MLDDRSVSRLQGLLSGPNGLGTGLARPRPAGPRADPAQSPSQASQADQPDQAEPSRGIEGLYCPPAVRDDRVLADEVNARIVDWAEREVNLYPDADLRAALLGFDAGRSVVLCHPDAPGIDHLMAAARLLIAENAVDDYLCEAEYGGTADRRGAALVVAQSAIDPAHNTPRYEADWRAALAAHPALRAMWSAMGYFHQLATPAQAHRYRHDIANLYLGYNAEGDCIAQERTPAVWEYLVQRQFNNFRPCLTITDSVGGYELPAHLFADPGVQRAVALSSNAATICNDLYSLRKEQASERFHYSLPTVIAAEEGCSIHEAFDKAIEVHNELMHQFEEQAAALAVDPVVGRFMTGLANWVSGNHEWHVGNVGTRYATSP; this is translated from the coding sequence ATGCTCGATGACAGGTCGGTCAGTCGGTTGCAGGGGCTGCTGTCCGGGCCGAACGGGCTGGGTACCGGCTTGGCCCGGCCGCGCCCCGCGGGTCCGCGCGCCGACCCGGCGCAATCGCCGAGCCAGGCGAGCCAGGCGGACCAGCCGGACCAGGCGGAGCCGTCGCGGGGGATCGAGGGTCTGTACTGCCCGCCGGCCGTACGCGACGACCGGGTGCTGGCGGACGAGGTCAACGCCCGGATCGTCGACTGGGCGGAGCGGGAGGTGAACCTGTACCCCGACGCCGACCTGCGCGCGGCCCTGCTCGGCTTCGACGCCGGCCGGTCGGTGGTCCTCTGCCACCCGGACGCGCCCGGTATCGACCACCTGATGGCCGCCGCCCGGCTGCTGATCGCCGAGAACGCCGTTGACGACTACCTCTGCGAGGCCGAGTACGGCGGTACCGCGGACCGGCGTGGCGCCGCCCTGGTCGTCGCCCAGTCCGCGATCGACCCCGCGCACAACACGCCCCGCTACGAGGCGGACTGGCGGGCCGCGCTGGCCGCCCATCCCGCCCTGCGCGCGATGTGGTCGGCGATGGGCTACTTCCACCAGCTGGCCACCCCGGCACAGGCGCACCGCTACCGGCACGACATCGCCAACCTCTACCTCGGCTACAACGCCGAGGGCGACTGCATCGCCCAGGAACGCACGCCGGCGGTCTGGGAGTACCTGGTGCAGCGGCAGTTCAACAACTTCCGTCCGTGCCTGACGATCACGGACAGCGTCGGCGGCTACGAGCTTCCCGCGCACCTGTTCGCGGACCCGGGTGTCCAGCGAGCCGTCGCGCTCTCCTCCAACGCGGCGACCATCTGCAACGACCTCTACTCGCTGCGCAAGGAGCAGGCGAGCGAGCGCTTCCACTACAGCCTGCCCACGGTGATCGCGGCCGAGGAGGGGTGCTCCATCCACGAGGCCTTCGACAAGGCGATCGAGGTCCACAACGAGCTCATGCACCAGTTCGAGGAGCAGGCGGCGGCTCTCGCGGTCGATCCCGTCGTCGGTCGGTTCATGACCGGTTTGGCGAACTGGGTCAGCGGCAACCACGAATGGCACGTGGGCAACGTCGGTACCCGGTACGCCACTTCGCCGTGA
- a CDS encoding 2,3,4,5-tetrahydropyridine-2,6-dicarboxylate N-succinyltransferase, translated as MPKRGADVAILQSEIEDLWERRDDVSLQSAEAVAAVDAAIDLLDTGHARVAELVAGEVVVHEWLKNAILLLYKQAKPANSQFGPFECADKIPLKSGISSSGVQVSPGAVIRRGSYQEPGAVVMPSHIGIGSYVGEGTLVDSWVGIGSCAQIGRNVHLSGGVGLGGMIEPPMARPVVIEDDAFIGARAMVYSGARVGEGALLGAGALLTDTIPVIDAATGEELSRGEVPPWTVAVPGSRPREFAGGTFGLPCLLVIKHLKKGERHDKAKLNDAVRAQPPVL; from the coding sequence ATGCCCAAGCGCGGTGCCGATGTGGCGATCTTGCAGAGCGAGATCGAGGACCTCTGGGAGCGGCGGGACGACGTCTCGCTCCAGTCCGCCGAGGCGGTGGCCGCCGTCGACGCGGCGATCGACCTGCTGGACACCGGCCACGCGCGGGTGGCCGAACTCGTGGCCGGCGAGGTCGTGGTGCACGAGTGGCTGAAGAACGCGATCCTGCTGCTCTACAAGCAGGCCAAGCCCGCGAACTCGCAGTTCGGCCCGTTCGAGTGCGCCGACAAGATCCCGCTGAAGTCCGGGATCAGCTCCTCCGGCGTCCAGGTGTCGCCGGGTGCCGTGATCCGGCGGGGCAGCTACCAGGAGCCGGGCGCCGTGGTGATGCCGAGTCACATCGGCATCGGCTCCTACGTCGGCGAGGGCACCCTGGTGGACTCGTGGGTCGGCATCGGTTCGTGCGCCCAGATCGGCCGCAACGTCCACCTGTCGGGCGGGGTCGGCCTCGGCGGCATGATCGAGCCGCCGATGGCCCGGCCGGTGGTGATCGAGGACGACGCCTTCATCGGCGCCCGGGCCATGGTCTACAGCGGTGCCCGGGTCGGCGAGGGCGCGCTGCTGGGGGCCGGTGCCCTGCTGACCGACACCATTCCGGTGATCGACGCCGCCACCGGCGAGGAACTGAGCCGGGGCGAGGTCCCGCCGTGGACGGTCGCCGTTCCCGGCAGCCGTCCGCGCGAGTTCGCCGGCGGCACCTTCGGCCTGCCCTGCCTGCTGGTGATCAAGCACCTGAAGAAGGGCGAGCGGCACGACAAGGCCAAGCTCAACGACGCGGTGCGGGCGCAGCCCCCCGTCCTGTGA
- a CDS encoding acyl-CoA dehydrogenase family protein, with amino-acid sequence MSATGTNPVLNRHPELRELQSRLLDFLDAQLPAPVCESDPRPDWLGLRAQAAAAGLTGIDVATTDGPGRVAQGLAMFLAGQRDCDAREIFSTGHGAMPLRYGSPALVRQTREQVVVGGKLAGVAASEPHSGSDLRGFRTVLVDHGDHFVLSGSKGLLSRVEEAYGFVVFCKLVDRQQVGAVDLREVPLSAVWVPMDTKGVLTETTDPLGMRGWSFGHLHFVDTRLDKDLLLGEPGDGRRIFDAHFSAWRLMMSLVCLGAATAAIQESAARTRRRSVGRLPLAAIPSVAARLGTCAAEVEAATAWCFSLLERIDQGDLDVAACSAAKALATDAAYRAVDLALQLHGSEGYTRHTPMEKRLRDIRGLRIADGPNDTLYSVLAHSLLTEQHQDRPTPDAQLLTHH; translated from the coding sequence ATGTCTGCCACCGGTACCAACCCGGTTCTGAACCGTCACCCCGAGCTCAGGGAACTCCAGTCCCGGCTCCTGGACTTCCTGGACGCCCAACTGCCCGCACCGGTGTGCGAGAGCGACCCCCGGCCCGACTGGCTCGGGCTGCGCGCACAGGCCGCCGCCGCCGGGCTCACCGGCATCGACGTCGCAACGACCGACGGGCCGGGCCGAGTTGCCCAGGGGCTGGCCATGTTCCTCGCGGGGCAACGGGATTGCGACGCGCGGGAGATCTTCAGCACCGGCCACGGCGCGATGCCGCTGCGCTACGGGTCGCCGGCGCTGGTCCGGCAGACGCGCGAACAGGTGGTGGTGGGCGGGAAGTTGGCGGGCGTCGCGGCGAGCGAGCCGCACTCCGGCTCGGACCTGCGGGGATTTCGGACCGTCCTGGTCGACCACGGTGACCACTTCGTGCTGTCGGGCTCCAAGGGGCTGCTCAGCAGGGTCGAAGAGGCGTACGGGTTCGTCGTGTTCTGCAAGCTCGTCGACCGGCAGCAGGTCGGCGCGGTCGACCTGCGTGAGGTACCGCTGTCCGCGGTGTGGGTGCCGATGGACACCAAGGGCGTGCTGACCGAGACCACCGACCCGCTGGGGATGCGGGGTTGGAGCTTCGGGCACCTGCACTTCGTCGACACCCGGCTGGACAAGGACCTGCTGCTCGGCGAGCCCGGCGACGGCCGCCGGATCTTCGACGCGCACTTCTCCGCCTGGCGGTTGATGATGTCCCTGGTCTGCCTCGGCGCCGCCACCGCGGCGATCCAGGAGTCGGCGGCTCGCACCCGCCGGCGCAGCGTGGGCCGGCTGCCACTGGCCGCCATCCCCTCGGTGGCCGCCCGCCTGGGCACCTGCGCGGCCGAGGTCGAGGCCGCAACCGCCTGGTGCTTCTCGCTGCTGGAGCGGATCGACCAGGGCGACCTCGACGTCGCCGCCTGCTCGGCCGCCAAGGCGCTGGCCACCGACGCCGCCTACCGGGCCGTGGACCTCGCCCTCCAACTGCACGGCAGCGAGGGGTACACCCGGCACACCCCGATGGAGAAGCGACTGCGGGACATCCGCGGACTGCGGATCGCCGACGGCCCCAACGACACGCTCTACAGCGTGCTGGCCCACTCCCTGCTGACCGAGCAGCACCAGGACCGGCCGACCCCGGACGCCCAACTCCTCACCCACCACTGA
- a CDS encoding AMP-binding protein, which produces MPATTTTTTPPPPPFRTEVAQILDVLGTHPDRTALVHHDRRVTAGELLGLTHRLARAMHNRGIGRGQTVTLLSGNLPEAIAARYAANLLGCRVNQLYNKLPVDTQATMVRDVETRVLIVDPRHADRAAGITERVPVEAVLVLGPIDSGPAGLGSTGLGADLLALAEEQSADPFPCLARPQDVRTIRHSGGTTGHSKGICVGYGQVRRFGPDLPDAPPEQLRLLVCTTIAHAAGQLTDKMLRAGGSALLLDDFDPATVLATIERERITDVFLMPPLLYQLMDHPRADRTDTSSLRRLTYGGCQASPARLTDAIRRFGPVLVQLYGQHEAGIVSVLDTADHDPRRPDRLRSVGRIAPGYQVAIRDEAGRDLPTGERGEVCVRSESLMRGYWQQPELTAAVLRDGWLHTGDIGYLDGDGYLTIVDRLKDLINTGGGHVYTSELEDLLNSHPGVRQSAVFGVPDPNQVERVHAVVVPVPGSQVDAGELRALVRARRGALYEPSCLTFRDALPLTDAGKPDKKLLRQQARQLG; this is translated from the coding sequence ATGCCCGCCACCACGACCACGACCACGCCCCCACCACCGCCCTTCCGAACCGAAGTGGCCCAGATCCTCGACGTCCTGGGCACCCACCCCGACCGTACCGCCCTGGTCCACCACGACCGCCGCGTCACCGCCGGTGAACTGCTCGGCCTCACCCACCGGTTGGCCCGCGCGATGCACAACCGGGGCATCGGGCGCGGCCAGACCGTCACGCTGCTGAGCGGCAACCTGCCGGAGGCCATTGCCGCGCGCTACGCGGCCAACCTGCTCGGCTGCCGCGTCAACCAGCTCTACAACAAGCTGCCGGTCGACACCCAGGCCACCATGGTCCGGGACGTCGAGACGCGCGTGCTGATCGTCGATCCCCGCCATGCGGACCGGGCCGCCGGGATCACGGAGCGGGTCCCGGTCGAGGCCGTCCTGGTGCTCGGCCCCATCGACTCGGGCCCCGCCGGACTGGGCTCCACCGGACTGGGCGCGGACCTGCTGGCGCTGGCCGAGGAGCAGTCGGCCGACCCGTTCCCCTGCCTGGCCCGGCCGCAGGACGTGCGCACCATCCGGCACTCCGGCGGGACCACCGGCCACTCCAAGGGGATCTGCGTCGGCTACGGGCAGGTCCGCAGGTTCGGCCCCGACCTGCCCGACGCCCCGCCGGAGCAGCTGCGCCTGCTGGTGTGCACCACCATCGCCCACGCCGCCGGCCAGCTGACCGACAAGATGCTGCGGGCCGGCGGCAGCGCGCTGCTGCTGGACGACTTCGATCCGGCCACCGTGCTCGCCACGATCGAGCGGGAACGCATCACCGACGTGTTCCTGATGCCGCCGCTGCTCTACCAGCTGATGGACCACCCGCGGGCGGACCGCACCGACACCTCCAGCCTGCGCCGCCTCACCTACGGCGGCTGCCAGGCCTCCCCGGCCCGGCTCACCGACGCGATCCGCCGCTTCGGGCCGGTGCTGGTCCAGCTCTACGGCCAGCACGAGGCCGGCATCGTCAGCGTCCTGGACACCGCGGACCACGATCCGCGGCGCCCGGACCGGCTGCGGTCGGTGGGCCGGATCGCGCCCGGCTACCAGGTGGCGATCCGCGACGAGGCCGGCCGCGACCTGCCCACCGGTGAGCGCGGCGAGGTCTGCGTGCGCTCCGAGAGCCTGATGCGGGGCTACTGGCAGCAGCCCGAGCTGACCGCCGCCGTGCTCAGGGACGGCTGGCTGCACACCGGCGACATCGGGTACCTGGACGGCGACGGCTATCTGACCATCGTCGACCGGCTGAAGGACCTGATCAACACCGGCGGCGGCCACGTGTACACCTCCGAGCTGGAGGACCTGCTCAACTCCCACCCCGGGGTCCGGCAGAGCGCGGTCTTCGGCGTCCCGGACCCGAACCAGGTGGAGCGGGTGCACGCCGTGGTCGTCCCGGTGCCGGGCAGCCAGGTCGACGCCGGCGAACTGCGCGCCCTGGTACGGGCGCGGCGCGGCGCGCTGTACGAGCCGTCCTGCCTCACGTTCCGCGACGCACTGCCGCTGACCGACGCGGGCAAGCCGGACAAGAAGCTGCTGCGCCAGCAGGCCCGGCAGCTCGGCTGA
- a CDS encoding UDP-N-acetylglucosamine--N-acetylmuramyl-(pentapeptide) pyrophosphoryl-undecaprenol N-acetylglucosamine transferase translates to MNSDGVGGVGQPPFRLVVTGGGTGGHTYPALTAVRALERRLAAAGRRLEVLWVGTSDGLEARVAAEENIPFRAVATGKIRRSGNPLKMASAANLKDMGRVPLGVAQARSIVADFAPEVVLATGGYVAVPVGLAARICRRPLVVHEQTVRLGLANRGLARAASCFAVSSASTLEFLPEAARGTAVVTGNPVRPQLLAGRAEGAIEVLGLDGFDRSLPTVYVTGGAQGSQQINDLVAGCLPWLLERANVIHQCGPANLEGLRQGAVSLPPGLACRYLVTGFVKAELPDVLALADVVVSRSGAGTIAELTALGKAAVLVPLATSAGGEQEHNARHLHQSGAAVALLGRATAQVLRDALAPLLADRTVRDQVAQRAREQGRPDAAERLVDVLLSAAGVRLVGRAA, encoded by the coding sequence GTGAACAGTGACGGTGTCGGCGGAGTCGGACAGCCGCCGTTCCGGTTGGTCGTCACCGGCGGCGGGACGGGCGGCCACACGTACCCGGCGCTCACCGCCGTACGCGCGTTGGAGCGGCGTCTGGCGGCTGCGGGCCGGCGGTTGGAGGTGCTGTGGGTCGGCACCTCCGACGGACTCGAGGCCCGGGTCGCGGCCGAGGAGAACATCCCGTTCCGGGCCGTGGCGACCGGGAAGATCCGGCGCAGCGGCAATCCGCTGAAGATGGCGTCCGCCGCGAACCTGAAGGACATGGGCCGGGTGCCGCTGGGCGTGGCGCAGGCACGGAGCATCGTCGCGGACTTCGCCCCGGAGGTGGTCCTGGCCACCGGGGGCTATGTGGCGGTGCCCGTCGGCCTCGCGGCGCGGATCTGCCGTCGGCCGCTGGTGGTGCACGAGCAGACCGTCCGGCTCGGGCTGGCGAACCGGGGCCTGGCGCGGGCGGCTTCGTGCTTCGCCGTGTCGTCCGCCTCGACGCTGGAGTTCCTGCCGGAGGCGGCCCGCGGGACGGCGGTGGTCACGGGCAACCCGGTGCGGCCGCAGCTGCTGGCCGGCCGGGCCGAGGGCGCGATCGAGGTGCTGGGCCTGGACGGCTTCGACCGGTCGCTGCCGACCGTGTACGTCACGGGCGGTGCGCAGGGCTCGCAGCAGATCAACGACCTGGTTGCGGGCTGCCTGCCGTGGCTGCTGGAGCGCGCCAACGTCATCCACCAGTGCGGCCCGGCGAACCTAGAAGGGCTGCGGCAGGGGGCCGTGTCGCTGCCGCCCGGGTTGGCCTGCCGCTACCTGGTGACGGGGTTCGTGAAGGCCGAACTGCCGGACGTCCTGGCGCTGGCCGACGTGGTGGTCTCGCGCTCCGGTGCCGGGACGATCGCCGAGCTGACGGCGCTCGGGAAGGCAGCGGTCCTCGTCCCGCTGGCGACGTCGGCGGGCGGCGAGCAGGAGCACAACGCGCGGCACCTGCACCAGTCCGGCGCCGCGGTGGCGCTGCTGGGGCGGGCGACCGCGCAGGTCCTGCGGGACGCGCTCGCGCCGCTGCTCGCGGACCGGACGGTGCGCGACCAGGTCGCGCAGCGGGCCCGGGAGCAGGGCCGACCGGATGCCGCGGAGCGGCTGGTGGACGTCCTGCTCTCCGCTGCGGGCGTGCGGCTGGTCGGCCGGGCGGCCTGA
- a CDS encoding alpha/beta hydrolase, with protein MHSLQFTADSSSNGMVERGFTVGEVPGVLWSPASATERAPLVLMGHGGGAHKKHPAMAGRAQRLVTGCGFHVAVIDAPGHGDRPRTAQDEREIAELRKAQAAGEPEGPIVVRYNARLAELALPEWRATLDALQELPEIGADGPVGYFGIGLGTAIGLPLVVVEPRITAAVFGMHWPDALFEQAKRITIPIEFAMQWDNERIPREASLALFDAFASKEKTLHANAGTHFDLPRFEADSAVRFLARHLGGAVNSPS; from the coding sequence ATGCATTCTCTGCAGTTCACCGCCGATTCGTCGTCGAACGGCATGGTCGAGCGCGGCTTCACGGTGGGCGAGGTCCCCGGCGTCCTCTGGTCGCCGGCCTCCGCCACCGAGCGCGCGCCCCTGGTCCTGATGGGCCACGGCGGCGGCGCCCACAAGAAGCACCCGGCGATGGCGGGCCGGGCCCAGCGCCTGGTGACCGGCTGCGGCTTCCACGTCGCCGTCATCGACGCGCCCGGTCACGGCGACCGGCCGCGCACCGCGCAGGACGAGCGGGAGATCGCCGAGCTGCGCAAGGCGCAGGCGGCGGGCGAGCCGGAAGGCCCGATCGTGGTCCGCTACAACGCCCGCCTGGCGGAGCTCGCCTTGCCCGAGTGGCGGGCGACCCTGGACGCCCTCCAGGAACTTCCGGAGATCGGCGCCGACGGGCCGGTCGGCTACTTCGGCATCGGCCTGGGCACCGCGATCGGCCTGCCGCTGGTGGTGGTCGAGCCCAGGATCACGGCCGCGGTCTTCGGCATGCACTGGCCCGATGCCCTGTTCGAGCAGGCGAAGCGGATCACCATCCCGATCGAGTTCGCCATGCAGTGGGACAACGAGCGCATCCCGCGCGAGGCCAGCCTCGCGCTCTTCGACGCCTTCGCCTCCAAGGAGAAGACGCTGCACGCCAACGCGGGCACGCACTTCGACCTGCCCAGGTTCGAGGCCGACAGCGCGGTCCGGTTCCTCGCCCGGCATCTTGGCGGGGCGGTCAACTCACCGTCCTGA
- a CDS encoding SIR2 family NAD-dependent protein deacylase — protein MNRRPLVAVLTGAGISTDSGIPDYRGPNGLWQRDPQAQQLVTIGPYLADPQVRRRSWQLRLETGALAAEPNAGHRALVELAAKLPVRVLTQNVDGLHQKAGLPDRKVLELHGTVRRTQCVACKRYGEMSQALARVSAGEPDPGCPHCGGVLKPATVMFGETLDPVVLEQADAIAKACDVFLAVGSSLQVYPAAALPRIALEHGARLIVVNGEPTPYDELAAEVIREPISTALPQLVTRLTG, from the coding sequence ATGAACCGACGTCCGCTCGTCGCCGTGCTCACCGGCGCCGGCATCTCCACCGACTCCGGCATCCCCGACTACCGGGGCCCGAACGGCCTTTGGCAGCGCGACCCGCAGGCGCAGCAGCTGGTGACCATCGGCCCCTACCTGGCCGACCCGCAGGTCCGCCGCCGCTCCTGGCAGCTGCGCCTGGAGACCGGGGCGCTGGCCGCCGAGCCCAACGCCGGTCACCGCGCGCTGGTCGAGCTGGCGGCGAAGCTCCCGGTCCGGGTGCTCACCCAGAACGTCGACGGCCTGCACCAGAAGGCCGGACTGCCCGACCGAAAGGTGCTCGAACTGCACGGCACCGTGCGGCGCACCCAGTGCGTGGCCTGCAAGCGCTACGGCGAGATGAGCCAGGCGCTGGCCCGGGTCTCGGCCGGCGAGCCGGACCCCGGCTGCCCGCACTGCGGCGGCGTGCTCAAGCCGGCCACCGTGATGTTCGGCGAGACGCTGGACCCGGTGGTGCTCGAGCAGGCCGACGCGATCGCCAAGGCCTGCGACGTCTTCCTCGCCGTCGGCAGCTCGCTGCAGGTCTACCCGGCGGCGGCGCTGCCCCGGATCGCCCTGGAGCACGGTGCCCGGCTGATCGTGGTCAACGGCGAGCCCACCCCCTACGACGAGTTGGCGGCCGAGGTGATCCGCGAGCCGATCTCCACCGCCCTGCCGCAGCTGGTCACCAGGCTGACCGGGTGA
- a CDS encoding DUF2252 domain-containing protein, which produces MTRTPTIAGPDVLAPSPRDHAERGRAARAHTPRSSHAEFEPGPRRPDPVDIIEKQSAARVQELVPIRYGRMSESPFRFYRGAAAIMASDLATTPVSGLRAQLCGDAHLLNFRLLASPERKLVFDINDFDETLPGPWEWDVKRLAASMVIAGRENEFTQAERAAIVRATVRSYREQMRRFAGMGNLDVWYTRAEAEQLQALAAGRLHSRGRRKFSEALAKARTHDSMQAFDKLTEVVDGKRRIASQPPVITRIGELLPGLEGAALEKMIRDLVGRYRASLQSDRQHLLSQFTLVDMARKVVGVGSVGTRCWILLLLGRDGEDPLFLQAKEADESVLAAHVGASRYATQGQRVVAGQRLMQATSDIFLGWEHVHAPDGRERDFYVRQLRDWKGIADPSQMVPRGLGVFGELCGATLARAHARSGDRIAIAAYLGRSDVFDRALVHFAESYADQNERDHQALIDAAASGRVRAEAA; this is translated from the coding sequence ATGACCCGGACCCCTACGATCGCCGGTCCTGACGTCCTGGCGCCGTCCCCTCGGGACCACGCCGAGCGGGGCAGGGCGGCCCGTGCGCACACACCACGGTCCAGCCACGCCGAGTTCGAGCCGGGTCCGCGCCGGCCGGACCCGGTGGACATCATCGAGAAGCAGTCGGCCGCCCGGGTCCAGGAGCTGGTGCCGATCCGCTACGGACGCATGTCGGAGTCGCCGTTCCGCTTCTACCGGGGCGCCGCCGCGATCATGGCCAGTGATCTGGCCACCACCCCGGTCTCCGGTCTGCGGGCCCAACTGTGCGGTGACGCACACCTGTTGAACTTCCGCCTGCTGGCCTCCCCGGAGCGGAAACTGGTCTTCGACATCAACGACTTCGACGAGACGCTGCCCGGCCCCTGGGAGTGGGACGTCAAACGGCTGGCCGCCAGCATGGTGATCGCCGGCCGGGAGAACGAGTTCACCCAAGCGGAGCGCGCCGCGATCGTGCGGGCGACCGTGCGCTCCTACCGCGAACAGATGCGCCGCTTCGCCGGGATGGGCAACCTGGACGTCTGGTACACCAGGGCCGAGGCCGAGCAGCTGCAGGCCCTCGCGGCCGGGCGGTTGCACAGCCGTGGGCGCCGCAAGTTCTCCGAGGCGCTGGCCAAAGCGCGCACCCATGACAGCATGCAGGCCTTCGACAAGCTCACCGAAGTGGTCGACGGCAAGCGGCGGATCGCCTCCCAGCCGCCGGTGATCACGCGGATCGGCGAGCTGCTGCCCGGCCTCGAGGGCGCGGCGCTGGAGAAGATGATCCGCGACCTGGTCGGCCGGTACCGCGCCAGCCTCCAGTCGGACCGGCAGCACCTGCTCAGCCAGTTCACCCTGGTCGACATGGCGCGCAAGGTGGTGGGCGTCGGCAGCGTCGGCACGCGCTGCTGGATCCTGCTGCTGCTCGGCCGGGACGGCGAGGACCCGCTGTTCCTGCAGGCCAAGGAGGCCGACGAGTCCGTGCTGGCGGCGCACGTCGGCGCGAGCCGCTACGCCACGCAGGGCCAGCGGGTGGTCGCCGGGCAGCGGCTGATGCAGGCCACCAGCGACATCTTCCTCGGCTGGGAGCACGTCCACGCGCCGGACGGCCGGGAACGGGACTTCTACGTGCGCCAGCTGCGCGACTGGAAGGGCATCGCCGACCCGTCCCAGATGGTGCCCCGTGGCCTGGGCGTCTTCGGCGAGCTGTGCGGCGCCACCCTCGCACGGGCCCACGCCAGGTCCGGCGACCGGATCGCCATCGCCGCCTACCTGGGCCGCAGCGACGTCTTCGACCGGGCCCTGGTGCACTTCGCGGAGAGCTACGCCGACCAGAACGAGCGCGACCACCAGGCGCTGATCGACGCGGCCGCGAGCGGCCGGGTGCGCGCCGAAGCGGCCTGA